Proteins encoded together in one Lysinibacillus sp. FSL K6-0232 window:
- a CDS encoding glucosamine-6-phosphate deaminase has protein sequence MRIERFSSQAALYTRAAAIVIEAKQHGATTFGLATGGTMEPLYANICKAAIDFSQCISFNLDEYVGLAATHQQSYAYYMHKHLFHAKPFQASYLPNGLAADPQEEAARYEALLQQHPVDFQLLGIGQNGHIGFNEPGTSFDSVTHLVTLEASTRQANARFFQSIDEVPTQALTMGIQSIMRAKCILLIAVGEAKREALERVLAADYTEEIPAIVLAKHPNVIILTDLQERGV, from the coding sequence GTGAGAATTGAACGATTTTCCTCACAGGCAGCACTATATACACGAGCAGCGGCTATTGTCATAGAAGCCAAACAGCATGGTGCTACAACATTTGGGCTGGCAACAGGTGGCACAATGGAGCCACTGTATGCCAATATTTGCAAAGCAGCGATCGATTTTTCACAGTGCATAAGCTTTAATTTAGATGAATATGTTGGGCTAGCAGCAACACATCAGCAAAGCTATGCCTATTACATGCACAAGCATTTATTTCACGCTAAGCCATTTCAAGCCTCCTATTTACCGAATGGCTTAGCGGCTGATCCACAAGAGGAGGCAGCTCGCTATGAGGCTTTATTACAGCAGCATCCAGTAGATTTTCAACTGCTTGGCATTGGTCAAAATGGGCATATTGGGTTTAATGAGCCAGGCACATCCTTTGATTCCGTCACACATCTTGTGACATTGGAAGCCTCCACGCGTCAAGCTAATGCACGCTTCTTCCAATCCATCGATGAAGTGCCAACACAGGCATTGACAATGGGCATTCAATCCATTATGCGTGCAAAATGTATTTTATTAATTGCTGTGGGTGAGGCAAAGCGTGAGGCTTTAGAGCGTGTATTGGCAGCGGATTATACCGAGGAGATACCAGCAATCGTGCTAGCCAAGCATCCAAACGTAATAATTTTAACAGATTTACAGGAAAGAGGCGTATAA
- a CDS encoding HPr family phosphocarrier protein → MKTQQFTVIDPLGIHARPASQLVAKATPFAAAIEVRTEEKTANLKSILGVMGLALKQHAQFTLYVEGADEEQAFEALTTLITEMGLAQ, encoded by the coding sequence ATGAAAACACAACAATTTACAGTGATTGATCCACTAGGCATTCATGCACGTCCAGCAAGTCAGCTTGTGGCAAAGGCAACACCATTTGCTGCGGCTATCGAGGTGCGTACAGAGGAAAAAACAGCGAACTTAAAATCAATTTTAGGTGTAATGGGGCTGGCACTTAAGCAACATGCACAGTTTACGCTTTATGTAGAGGGCGCTGATGAGGAGCAGGCATTTGAGGCATTAACAACGCTTATCACAGAAATGGGGTTAGCACAATGA
- a CDS encoding sporulation protein: protein MSFFHKALASIGIGAATVDTRLEKDTYQAGEVMRGEIIVRGGQVAQQVDAIYLSINTTYIRESNDNKHTEVATLQKVKVTEPFTLSAGEEKGFPITLTLPFETPITAGKTQVWIQTGLDIKNAVDPGDKDYIRVLPTTLAGHILDAIRDLGFRLREAECEQAPARFRGYYPFVQEFEFVPTGQYRRHLDELEIVFLSQSNHSAEILLQVDRKAKGIGGFFAEALDMDESHVRTTITMHDLPTIQAKLQQIITKYS from the coding sequence ATGTCTTTTTTTCATAAAGCATTAGCAAGTATTGGAATAGGTGCAGCAACGGTTGATACACGATTAGAAAAGGATACGTATCAGGCTGGAGAGGTTATGCGAGGAGAAATCATTGTGCGTGGCGGCCAAGTGGCACAGCAAGTCGATGCCATTTATTTATCAATCAATACAACCTATATTCGAGAATCCAATGACAACAAGCATACTGAAGTAGCCACTTTGCAAAAAGTAAAAGTAACAGAGCCCTTTACACTTTCGGCTGGTGAAGAAAAGGGCTTTCCGATTACGCTAACATTGCCATTTGAAACGCCGATTACCGCTGGCAAAACACAAGTGTGGATTCAAACAGGGCTCGATATTAAAAATGCCGTTGACCCTGGCGATAAGGACTATATCCGTGTCCTGCCAACAACGCTTGCAGGGCATATACTAGATGCTATTCGTGACCTAGGCTTTCGTTTACGTGAAGCCGAATGTGAACAAGCACCTGCACGCTTCCGTGGCTACTACCCATTTGTGCAAGAATTTGAATTTGTGCCAACAGGTCAATATAGACGGCATTTAGATGAGCTAGAAATTGTGTTCTTATCACAATCCAACCATTCAGCAGAAATTCTACTGCAAGTTGACCGTAAAGCAAAAGGCATTGGCGGCTTCTTTGCAGAGGCATTGGATATGGACGAAAGCCATGTCCGAACAACCATTACAATGCATGATCTACCTACTATTCAAGCCAAGCTTCAGCAAATAATTACAAAGTATAGTTAA
- a CDS encoding LysR family transcriptional regulator — protein METEWLRTFIVAAQTENFREAAEKRFITQSTVTKHIQHLERALHTALFDRQGKQVLLNRSGAYFYQQAQTMLTTLDEGLQNMESFVQGYTAKLTIGVAPQIANSTLPAIMKEFQRRQPTIQVVIELLKSNEIGEAVYTGAVDIGLSKLTSTRELQAVTLAQEPLHLIAPIAKKERDALTLLQQETLLTHEYAPYWQEVQQVLQQFSSYQTMHINQTEVIKNFVKHGLGIAFLPKSVVEADYQQHLLQRYAVKEFAHIQSNTYMLTKYISADFEAFLEVCEAVYV, from the coding sequence ATGGAAACAGAATGGCTACGCACCTTTATCGTTGCTGCTCAAACTGAAAATTTTCGCGAAGCGGCTGAAAAACGATTTATTACCCAATCAACCGTAACAAAGCATATCCAGCATTTAGAACGGGCATTGCATACAGCATTATTTGATCGGCAGGGCAAGCAAGTGCTATTAAATCGCTCAGGTGCTTATTTTTATCAGCAGGCACAAACTATGCTCACAACCTTAGATGAAGGGCTGCAAAATATGGAGTCCTTTGTGCAAGGCTATACAGCGAAGCTTACCATTGGCGTTGCACCACAAATCGCTAATTCTACATTACCTGCTATTATGAAAGAATTTCAGCGCAGACAGCCAACGATTCAAGTAGTGATTGAGCTATTAAAATCCAATGAAATTGGTGAGGCTGTTTATACAGGTGCAGTCGATATTGGCTTATCAAAATTAACGTCGACACGCGAGCTGCAGGCGGTGACTTTAGCACAGGAGCCACTCCATTTAATTGCGCCTATCGCCAAAAAAGAGCGGGATGCATTAACGCTTTTGCAGCAGGAAACACTGTTAACCCATGAATATGCCCCTTATTGGCAGGAGGTGCAGCAGGTGCTTCAGCAATTTTCAAGCTATCAAACGATGCATATTAATCAAACAGAGGTCATTAAAAATTTTGTTAAGCATGGGCTAGGCATTGCTTTTTTGCCAAAAAGTGTGGTGGAGGCAGACTATCAGCAGCACCTTTTGCAGCGCTATGCAGTGAAGGAATTTGCCCATATTCAATCCAATACCTATATGCTAACGAAATATATCTCTGCAGATTTTGAGGCATTTTTAGAGGTGTGTGAGGCTGTTTATGTATAG
- a CDS encoding urease accessory protein UreH domain-containing protein, whose translation MYSIIATISQSISEPITQFLQHYQHSALVMAVLLGLLGALAPCQLTGNISAMMFYGNRTLQRKGNWQEILCFMLGKVIVFSGLGLLAWLFGQSFEARMTLYFPLFRKAIGPLMVLTGLVLLGLFQLTFLQRLSALLPPVVKEGKVGSFLMGASFAIAFCPTMFVLFFAWLMPLVASASYGLILPSIFGIATSMPLLVMLLLIYLFDARRLVLRASIKMGKVIQLVAGLLLLLIGIIDTITYWHI comes from the coding sequence ATGTATAGTATAATAGCAACAATTAGTCAATCGATAAGTGAGCCTATTACCCAGTTTTTGCAGCACTATCAGCACTCGGCATTGGTGATGGCGGTGCTACTGGGCTTGCTTGGGGCATTGGCTCCATGTCAGCTTACGGGAAATATTAGTGCTATGATGTTTTATGGCAATCGAACATTGCAAAGGAAGGGCAATTGGCAGGAGATTTTATGCTTTATGCTCGGCAAAGTCATTGTTTTTAGTGGGCTTGGTCTTTTAGCTTGGCTATTTGGGCAGTCATTTGAGGCAAGGATGACACTGTATTTTCCGCTATTTCGTAAAGCGATCGGGCCTCTTATGGTACTAACAGGGCTGGTGTTGCTTGGTTTATTTCAATTAACGTTTTTACAGCGTTTATCAGCGCTTCTTCCGCCTGTTGTCAAGGAGGGGAAGGTAGGCTCCTTTTTAATGGGGGCTAGCTTTGCCATTGCCTTTTGCCCAACAATGTTTGTGCTATTTTTTGCTTGGCTTATGCCGCTTGTGGCAAGTGCTTCCTACGGGCTGATCTTGCCAAGTATTTTTGGGATTGCTACATCCATGCCGTTACTAGTAATGCTGCTACTTATCTATTTATTCGATGCAAGGCGTCTGGTGCTGCGTGCAAGTATAAAAATGGGGAAGGTAATCCAACTGGTGGCAGGGCTCTTGTTACTGTTAATCGGAATCATAGACACTATAACATATTGGCATATATAA
- a CDS encoding class I SAM-dependent methyltransferase → MTTIWNAQLYDYKHDFVSKFGESLIDVLAPQNGESILDVGCGTGDLAYEISTYGATVIGVDASAEMIAAAQHKYPAIAFQAMDATAMPFTNSFDAVFSNAALHWIKQPDLAIQHIYQALKDGGRFIAEMGGQDNIASIVWALQTSMEALGFPYHEHYFPWYFPSVEGYQLKLANAGFKVEMITHYQRPTPLQGHDGLRNWLVMFSHNILQHLSETEKEQVYAKCDELLKPTLFQQGQWIADYCRLRFIAYK, encoded by the coding sequence ATGACAACAATATGGAATGCACAATTATACGATTATAAGCATGACTTTGTTTCAAAATTTGGTGAAAGCTTAATTGATGTATTAGCCCCTCAAAATGGCGAAAGTATTTTAGATGTGGGCTGTGGTACAGGCGACTTAGCCTATGAAATTTCAACATATGGGGCTACCGTAATAGGAGTAGATGCCTCTGCTGAAATGATTGCTGCTGCACAGCACAAATACCCTGCCATTGCCTTCCAAGCAATGGATGCAACAGCTATGCCCTTTACGAATAGCTTTGATGCCGTGTTCTCAAATGCTGCCCTTCATTGGATAAAGCAGCCTGATTTAGCAATTCAGCATATTTATCAGGCATTAAAAGATGGTGGGCGCTTTATTGCCGAAATGGGTGGACAAGATAATATTGCTTCCATTGTTTGGGCTTTGCAAACAAGCATGGAGGCATTAGGCTTTCCTTACCATGAGCACTATTTCCCATGGTATTTTCCAAGTGTTGAGGGCTATCAATTAAAATTAGCAAACGCAGGTTTTAAGGTGGAGATGATTACACATTACCAACGCCCTACACCGCTTCAAGGGCATGATGGGCTACGCAACTGGCTCGTGATGTTTAGCCATAATATACTACAGCATCTATCGGAAACGGAAAAGGAGCAGGTTTATGCCAAATGCGACGAATTATTAAAGCCAACCCTCTTCCAGCAGGGTCAATGGATTGCGGACTACTGTCGTCTACGCTTTATTGCTTATAAATAG
- the nhaC gene encoding Na+/H+ antiporter NhaC, whose amino-acid sequence MFHIEAKSSPRFLEAAFIIVFIIAIMTFSIGYLQATPHIPIFLIITLLLVYGLLKKVPFRDLEGGMIAGASAGLGAVFIFFFIGLLISSWIMGGTIPTLIYYGFLTISPSFFFAIVFLICSIVGIAVGSSLTTVATVGVAFIGIAGAMDLSLAITAGAIVSGAFFGDKMSPLSDTTNLASGTVGVDLFEHIKNMGWTTIPAFVISFVLYAILSPTTTATSFATVEQLKEGLLATGMIHWYTLLPIIVLVIMTFYKAPAILTLAAVSLLGVGLSTFINPLPVADIFHILFNGYVSQTNYPEVDALLTRGGMSSMLGTIALVLLALTMGGLLFTLGIIQSLLAKVESLFKSAGAVITGAAITGIGVNTLIGEQYLAILLTGQAFKVPFAKVGLAPKNLSRVMEDAGTVVNPLVPWSVCGIFIASVLGIATLAYLPFAFFCLLGPILTVLFGWSGKTLTKLAPNSN is encoded by the coding sequence ATGTTTCATATTGAAGCAAAAAGCAGCCCTCGCTTTCTAGAGGCAGCTTTTATCATTGTATTTATCATTGCCATTATGACTTTTAGTATTGGGTATTTGCAGGCAACACCTCATATTCCTATTTTTCTTATTATCACCTTATTACTTGTGTATGGTTTATTGAAAAAAGTGCCCTTTCGCGACCTTGAAGGAGGCATGATTGCGGGGGCAAGCGCTGGGCTTGGTGCTGTCTTTATTTTTTTCTTTATCGGTCTATTAATTTCAAGCTGGATTATGGGCGGCACGATTCCAACGCTTATTTATTATGGCTTTTTAACGATTTCACCAAGCTTTTTCTTTGCTATTGTCTTTTTGATTTGTAGCATTGTTGGTATCGCTGTTGGTAGCTCATTAACAACCGTAGCAACGGTGGGCGTAGCATTTATCGGCATTGCTGGTGCAATGGATTTATCGCTAGCCATCACTGCTGGGGCTATTGTATCTGGCGCTTTCTTTGGCGATAAAATGTCACCATTATCCGATACAACAAATCTTGCCTCAGGTACAGTTGGGGTGGACCTATTTGAGCATATTAAAAATATGGGCTGGACAACGATCCCTGCCTTTGTCATTTCCTTTGTGCTTTACGCCATTTTATCGCCAACAACTACTGCTACATCCTTTGCTACAGTGGAGCAATTAAAAGAAGGCTTGCTTGCAACGGGCATGATTCATTGGTATACATTATTGCCAATTATCGTTCTTGTTATCATGACCTTTTATAAAGCACCTGCTATTCTTACGCTTGCCGCTGTGTCGTTGCTTGGTGTCGGGCTTAGCACATTTATCAACCCGCTACCAGTTGCTGATATTTTTCATATTCTGTTTAATGGCTATGTATCACAAACGAATTATCCAGAAGTTGATGCCCTGCTAACACGTGGTGGAATGAGCAGTATGCTTGGCACGATTGCGCTTGTCCTACTCGCTTTAACAATGGGCGGACTATTGTTTACATTAGGCATTATTCAAAGTCTTTTAGCTAAGGTAGAAAGCTTATTTAAAAGTGCTGGCGCTGTCATTACAGGGGCAGCTATTACAGGCATTGGTGTGAATACATTAATTGGTGAGCAGTATTTAGCCATTTTATTAACAGGGCAAGCCTTTAAAGTGCCATTTGCGAAAGTTGGACTTGCACCCAAAAATCTTTCTCGTGTTATGGAGGATGCAGGTACGGTTGTTAATCCGCTTGTGCCTTGGAGCGTTTGCGGTATTTTTATCGCTAGTGTGCTTGGTATAGCGACATTAGCTTATTTACCATTTGCCTTCTTCTGCTTGCTTGGACCTATTTTAACGGTGCTCTTTGGCTGGAGCGGCAAAACATTAACAAAGCTAGCGCCTAATTCCAATTAA
- a CDS encoding sulfite exporter TauE/SafE family protein, translating to MDIDLLSLILLLLISFIASFLNAIVGGGGLISLPALLAFGLPPSTAIATNKLANTISNGTSMLTFLRAGKVDFQKIGKIIPFIFLGSLLGAYIVHLVSPAILKPLMLVMLVLVTIYTIWNKDWGQQPQQRKLHTAKKLAYLGAFAAIGFYDGFFGPGTGSFFIFLLLMMGHDFLQAAGNAKAFNFTSNLAALFMFLYLGEVNFLYGFSMGFVMIFGAILGSKFALKGGTKMMRLIFITMTCLLIVKNAWDYFSH from the coding sequence ATGGATATCGACTTACTATCACTTATTTTATTACTACTAATCAGTTTTATTGCATCCTTTTTAAATGCCATTGTTGGTGGGGGTGGACTCATTTCCTTGCCTGCATTGCTGGCTTTTGGTTTACCACCAAGCACAGCGATTGCTACGAATAAACTAGCCAATACAATTAGCAATGGGACAAGCATGCTCACCTTTTTGCGGGCTGGAAAAGTAGACTTCCAAAAAATCGGTAAAATTATTCCCTTTATTTTTCTAGGCTCCTTACTTGGAGCGTATATTGTTCACCTTGTATCTCCTGCTATTTTAAAGCCGCTTATGCTTGTTATGCTCGTTCTTGTCACAATTTATACAATATGGAACAAGGATTGGGGCCAGCAGCCGCAGCAACGCAAGCTTCATACAGCGAAAAAACTAGCCTATCTGGGTGCTTTTGCAGCAATCGGCTTTTATGATGGCTTTTTTGGACCAGGCACAGGCTCGTTTTTTATTTTTCTATTATTGATGATGGGGCATGATTTTTTGCAGGCGGCTGGCAATGCTAAAGCCTTTAACTTTACCTCAAATTTAGCGGCACTTTTCATGTTTTTATATTTAGGGGAAGTTAATTTTTTATATGGCTTTTCAATGGGCTTTGTGATGATCTTTGGAGCCATTTTAGGATCGAAATTTGCGCTAAAGGGCGGCACAAAAATGATGCGCCTTATTTTTATTACGATGACATGTCTGTTAATTGTTAAAAATGCATGGGACTATTTTTCGCATTGA
- a CDS encoding DUF47 domain-containing protein: MFNSNKQDPFFQSLLKIAKNVNEGIYYAHNARIENIDALKEIADTMKQYETSGDQLIHELIVMLNKSFMTPIEREDILALANKLDDVIDGMEGCIAHFNMYNLTEVTEPMRQFLTYIAKSTDEMVQAMELLNNKKLVDMRKHAIQIKDNERECDEIFRSSMKQLFIQEKDPMRLIVFKDIYEQFEDIADSCQTVANTIETIIMRNA; this comes from the coding sequence ATGTTCAACTCAAATAAGCAAGATCCATTTTTTCAATCATTATTAAAAATCGCTAAAAATGTTAACGAGGGTATTTATTATGCCCACAATGCTCGCATTGAAAATATAGATGCGTTGAAGGAAATTGCAGATACAATGAAGCAATACGAAACAAGCGGTGATCAATTAATCCATGAGCTAATTGTTATGCTCAATAAGTCATTTATGACACCAATTGAACGTGAGGATATTTTAGCATTAGCGAATAAGCTAGATGATGTGATTGATGGCATGGAAGGCTGTATTGCACACTTCAATATGTATAACTTAACAGAGGTAACAGAGCCAATGCGCCAATTCCTCACGTATATTGCGAAGAGTACGGATGAAATGGTACAAGCAATGGAGCTTTTAAATAATAAGAAGCTTGTTGATATGCGTAAGCATGCGATTCAAATTAAGGATAATGAGCGCGAATGCGATGAAATTTTCCGTTCCTCTATGAAGCAGCTATTCATCCAAGAAAAAGACCCAATGCGCCTAATTGTTTTCAAGGACATTTATGAGCAATTTGAGGATATTGCGGATAGCTGTCAAACAGTCGCAAACACAATTGAAACAATAATTATGCGTAATGCGTAA